The following nucleotide sequence is from Halococcus sediminicola.
TGACTCTCGGCTCATCACGCAGGCTGGTCGAGATACGGGTCATACGCGGCAGCCTCCTCAATCACGTCCTGGAGGGCAGTGAACACCGTCATCCCCTCGACAGGATGTACGTCGAGTTTGTTCGCCGCCGTCCGTTGGGTGAAGTCCCCGTCCATAATGCGCAGGGTATAGTGCAGCGCGGCAGCCAGTTTGGCGATGCCCTGCCGGTCGACGAACAGTTCGATGTCCTCCGTGTCGAGCTGTCGGCCGATGGCGTCGATAAGTGTTGGCGAGGCGGCTACTTTCCCCTGTTCGGTATCCAGCAACAACTGAATCGGCTCGACGGACACCCTCGTTGGAGTCTCGTCCTCATGCCGGGTCAGCAGATCCATCTCTTCGAGGCGACCCACGTACTTGTAGGTGGTTGAGTGCGGCATATCGAGGTCCATTTTGAGCGTCTCAATCTCGACTGGCCCCTCACGAAGAATATGGGTGTAGAGTCGAGCCAGTTGAGGCGTGTTCAACAATTCAACATAGGTGAGAAAATCGTTGAACGTCTTCTCCGGATCGGTCTGGGTAGCTCCAAGTTGGTTATCCGATGCCGCCATCACAATACATGTTCCATGTATACCGTATTAACTCTTGCCTCTATCTGGAGGATAGTCGCCAAAGGTTCGTCGGCGCTCTCTCCCCATCGGTCAACCAAATGAGATGGAACTTGATTAGGATGATGTTGTCCGGATATGTAAGCGAATTGTTGATTGCGGCATGGGTACTGGGTTGGTTGCCGAGCAGTTCGAGATCAGTCGGCGACGGGTCCAGCAACTTGCCAAACCCTACCGCGAGATCGGCGAGATTCCCCACCTGGAGACGCCTGGACGCAGATCCTACGCCGAATATCCTGACGACTTCTACGAAATAACAATAGCTGGAGATGCGCTTGACGAGGAGGGGTGGCGACAGGTCGAAGCAGCGATGGCCGAGCGCGCCGTCTTCGCTGCCCAGCTTCTGGTAGAGCAGATGCCCGCTGATATCGAGGAGGCATTTGAAGCGTGCGAATATTCGCTCTTTCCGGACTCCTACAGCGACATGGCGACGAATTGTACCTGTCCCAATTCCGCCAATCCGTGCAAACACCTCGCCGCTGTCTTCTATATCCCCGCTGAGAAATTCGATGACGACCCGTTCCTCATCTTCACGTAGCACGGACAGTCACGCGACGAACTGTTCGCCAAGCTGCGCGAATTGCGGGATGTCGATAATGACCGAGAGCAGTCAGAGGGAGCAAAAGGGCGATGATCGCCCAATCGGGGAGTGTCTCGATGAGTTCTGGGCAGCTGGC
It contains:
- a CDS encoding DUF7437 domain-containing protein → MAASDNQLGATQTDPEKTFNDFLTYVELLNTPQLARLYTHILREGPVEIETLKMDLDMPHSTTYKYVGRLEEMDLLTRHEDETPTRVSVEPIQLLLDTEQGKVAASPTLIDAIGRQLDTEDIELFVDRQGIAKLAAALHYTLRIMDGDFTQRTAANKLDVHPVEGMTVFTALQDVIEEAAAYDPYLDQPA
- a CDS encoding SWIM zinc finger family protein, producing the protein MGTGLVAEQFEISRRRVQQLAKPYREIGEIPHLETPGRRSYAEYPDDFYEITIAGDALDEEGWRQVEAAMAERAVFAAQLLVEQMPADIEEAFEACEYSLFPDSYSDMATNCTCPNSANPCKHLAAVFYIPAEKFDDDPFLIFT